In Equus quagga isolate Etosha38 chromosome 14, UCLA_HA_Equagga_1.0, whole genome shotgun sequence, the genomic stretch TCCCGTGGACACAAGGGGTCCACAGCCCCCTGCTGCCCTCTGGAGCAAGCTGAAACTCTGCCCCGAGGCCTAAGGAGCCGCGTCACCACCTGGCCTGGGCACCCTGCCCTCTCAGAAGTCCgcctcccacccctgctcctccCAACTCATGGGCAGCCTTAGTCTGCTCGGATGGGGAGTCTTACTGCGCCCAGGGGCCCCTCTGGGCTCccgcagcccctgccctccctctggccAAGCTGGGACCCTACAGACggctccccctccccgccctgcgCCACCCAACTCCAAGATGCCTGAAAGCCGAGTTCTCCTTGGGCCCCGATTCCGCCCAGCAGAGGGCGCCCAGGAGTGTCAGTCCGAAGGGAGAACGGATGAGACGGGCCGGCATATCCAGACAGGCACCCATCTCGCCCAGCGGGGACTGGCTGGCCACTGCGGGTTCACGTTGGACAGGCTGAGCCGCTCCACCGGGTGCCCGTCCCCCGCCCGCCAGTTGTCCAGCACCAGCTCCATCGCCTGCGGTGCCCCCTCGGTTACCCTCACCCCGGCCTAGGCGCACCTCCCCGGACCCTGCTCCTGACCCGGCCCGAGCACTCCCATCCCGGGCTCCTACTCCTCCGAACGCCCTGAGGCCCCGGGATCGGCCGCCCACTTGCTCAGTCCTCCCGCCTGCGCGCCCGGACCACGTGGCTGAGCCCGGCGCCCTGGCTGCCACTGCCGcgaccccccaccccctcctcccccggCTCTGGCGCGGGGACCGGAGGCACCAGCTTGGGCTCCCCACGAGCGCTCGGAACCCCGGCACCCGTCCCTGACCCGCAGACTTCCAGACGCTCGCCCCAACGAAGCCCGCCCCAACTCCCCAAGGCGGCCCCTGGCCCGCGCTCGCTTCTCCGGGCTTCCGGTGCCGCAGCTCCCAGTGGAGCCGCCTGTCCGCGTTCACGGCCGCGCGGCGCCACACACCCACTGGGGAGTCGGGGGGCGCCCCCTGGAGGCTGTGCCGGGAGCCTGCGCGCGCGCCCCGCCGGGGCTTGGCCCGGGTGGGCACCCCCAGACTGCGAGATCTAGCAGGGGGTGTCCACACCGAGTGCCTGGGAAGTCACTAGCTGTCATTCAGTCCTTAAGCTCACTTTGAGCGCCTCCTGTATGCTCTCGGCCAACAATCGCTTGTCCTTTCATTCGTTCTTTCCCTCACTCACCAAACCTGTGCTGGTTGGTCCCCCAGACCGGGAGAGGACCCAGACCTGTCATCCTTGGCCTCCCGGGACTCCTGTTCAGAGGGGGACCCACATCTGGGAATGTGAGCCAGGGTGCATGCGTGTCCGTGCAGGAATGGGGATGCACAGGCACAGAGGCTCCAGAATCCTTAAGCCGCGCTCTTGAAGCAGACATACGGACAAGCAGGTAGTCATTTCCGACTGTGCCGCCTTGTGGCCTTCGTGGCAGGGCAGGTGAATGAAGGGCTCCTCAAGACAAACGAGCCTCCTTCCCTGGCTTAACTGGATCCTTCTGGATCCTCCTGGAAACTGCCACAGCCTTGCTACTCCAGGTGTGATCCTGGGAccagcagcatgggcatcaccCGGGATGGTCCGGAATCTGAGGCCCCACCACGGACCTGAGGGTGAACGTGCACTTAGTGGGATCTCAAGGTGATGGTGGGCACCGGTGCTTCTCAGCTTAGCTGCGAGTTAGAATCCCCCCCTCAAGTGTTTAAAAAATCCccaagtaggggccggcccggtggcgcagtgattaagtgtgcaggttccgccagtttggatcccaggtgcggacatggcaccgcttggcacgccatgctgtgataggcgtcccacatataaagtagaggaagatgcgcacggatgttagctcagggccagtcttcctcagcaaaaagaggaggattggccacagatgttagctcagggctaatcttcctcaaagaaaaagaaaaaatccccaaGTTCACGCCACACCCCAGAGGCCAATTAGGTGAGAATTCTCCGGAGCCTTTGTCTTTTTGTCAAGCCCTCAGGTGATCTCCTTCAGGCCAGACTGAGAATCAGGCCACCGCACTCTGGGAggcgggggggggtgggggggggggggggggggaggagtctctttcttcatctgtgccTGAGGTCACTGACCTGGGGACACAGCCCTGTGTCTGGCCCGGCCTCACTCCCTAACAGGACTGGTCTTGCCCACTCCCTTCACCCTCTCTTCACTGGCCTCCCAGCTGTCTCagttttcctcccacctcccatctGCCACCAAATCTGCCATCCCAGTTGGGCCCTCTGTCCAGCCAGTCGTCCACGGTCCCTGTGACATAAAAGGGAAGTCCTGCTTAGAGCTGGGGAATCAGACCACGGGGAAGTGTCTCAATGAGGAAGGCGGATGAGGCAATGAGAGCCTGCAGAAGGGCCTCACCCATCACACTCACCTGACCCCTGGGTCTCTGGGCCCAGAGCTGACCGGGCCCCTTCCCCACTGAGCGCCCCTCCCGGAGGCCCCAGCTGGAGGGGACCTTGGTCTGGGCCTGGCATGGCGTCCTCCCTGGGGTCCGGAGGTCAGCACACGGCAGAGCAtgttgtgggagggagggaaacagCGGAGTCAAGAAACTAGTGACCGGGTTGACAAAGTGTTGAGGTCGGATGCACGAAGGAGACCGTAGCAGGCAGGACGGGGACTCAAGAACGACCCCACAGGATCTAGGGACAGGCCGGGGCTGTCTCCGCctactttccttcctcctctgccctccccaccctgccatcAGCCCCCACCCAGTGGGGCCCGTGGAGCAAAAGCCACAGTCACTTCCTGAAGGCAGCGGCCCCGGCTCAGGTCccactggccccgtggcccactCGCCTCGTGGCCCGCCACCTGCCTGCAGCCATGGTGAGTGAGTCCCCAAGCTCCGGGAGAGCCCCCAACTGACCGGAGGCAAAGGGTGCCtgggtggaaatgggagtggaGCAGTGAGGAGGGCAGGAAAGCCATCTGGGAACGGAGAGTGACCAtcacaaaggcccagaggtgggaagCATCCAAGACGCACCCCTGAGACAGCTTGGGCTCCAAGGGGCTGTGGCCCAGGCAAGGCTGCGACCATAAGGGGGCACAGATGACACTTCCTGGACTACTCCCCTCCCTCCATGTCAGCGTGAACAGCAAGCGGGTAACAGGCAGCCAGGGTGAGTGCAGGGGCTTCCTGTGAATGAGAAAGTGGGTCATGCGCCCGCTGTCCCCCCACCCCGGCTGTCACCCAAGGTCACCTGCTGATCCTGATTCTGTGGCCCTGTGGGTCACCCTGGGGCCCTTTCCCCGACCACCCCCTGTAGAGGACCTTTCACAGAGGCATTTCAGGCCCCAGAAAGGAATCGCCACCCTCCTCGTTCTCCAGATGAAGACAGCGAGGCAGTGACGGGGGCACAGTCCACGCGgttctgcctctcccctcccccaatctcCTTGACCCCAGTGAAGCAAGACTTGGGGAGCCTGCAGCGAGACCACCTCTGGGGTACCTTGTCGGGTGGAGCAGGCCTGGCCCACTTGTGCCTCTGCCTGTGTCTGGGGCAGGCTGGATGTGACACAGATGGTGCATAGGCCTGCCTGTGCCCTCCATGGGGGCCTGCCTGCCAGCCTCGTGGGCACCCCTGTCGGCCCAGGTGTCTGGGACCGTTAAGAGAGCCCCTGcgcccacctctgcctccacgTCTCTCTCTCAGTGTCTCTGCATCCGTCCACGTGAGTCCATGATGGACAGACTGGACGTGGCTGAGTCCACGCCTGCCTCTGTGCCCTGCGTACATTCTTTATTTCAGCAGATATTGACTGAGCCCcaactgggtgccaggcactgagagGACAGCAGTGAAAAAGCCGCAGCACTGCCCTCACATTTCAAGAACAATAGGAGTGAAATAAATAGTATGACACAAGGTGGCAGGTGCTGAGAGAAAAACCGTGCAGGCTGGGGAGGATGGAGCGTACTGGCAAGGGGGCATTGACTGTTTTCAATTAGGTAAGAAGGCCTAAtaaggagaggctggagcagagaagtggaggagcaggaagaagagaacCACGCGGTGGGGGACTGTCCCAGGCAAGGGGCAGGaggggggagaaggagggggatggagaagaggagtCGGAGGATGAGTTGGTGACCAGGTAGGGGCTGCTGGCTGGCTGGTTCAGGGCCTgctgagaaaggaaggcaggctgCCGGATTTCAAGCAGAGGGGCACAGACCGACTCGCTTCCCCTGGCTGCTGTAGGGGGACCGACCAGGCATGGGGGGGCGGGAGAACAGGGAGGAGCCTGTTACAATAATCCAGGCAACAGGGGAAGGTGCTTCTGGCAAGTTCCTCCAGTGGGTGACAGTGGTGCAGGCgatgagaagtggttggattccggatgtattttgaaattagaaCAGAAAGAACTGGGGACATGGCGGTGCAAGAACGAGGGGATCTCGAGGATGCTGGGAAGGAAGGCGCCACCAACTGAGGGGGGTGCTGGGGAGCAGCAGGCTGGTGGGGGGCAGAAGCTCAGTCCTGATGTGGGGCAACTCAGGTCCTGATGGGGGTGAGGTCGGGTCCTAGTGGGGGGAGGTCGGGTCCTGATTCAGGGGGAGGTCGGTTCTTGATTGCAGGGGAGGTCGGGTCCTGATAGGGGGAGGTTGGGTCTTGATTGAGGGGGAGGTCAGGTCCTGATAGAGGGAGGTCGGGTCCTGATGGGGGCAGGTCAGGTTCTGGTGCGGGGAGGTCGGGTCCTAGAGGGTAGGTGCGCATTTGGAGCCCAAGTGGAGAGGTCAGGAGGTATGGTTTAGGAGCTTGGGAAATGTGGGAGTCCCCGACCGACAGAGAAGAGAGCCAAGGGCAGAGGATGGGAAAAGGAGCTAGCAGAATGGGAGCCCAGGGAAGGGGGTGTGTCCCCAAGGCGGTCTCTCCACAACCCGtgtgtttgagtccctgcttgaCTGGCTCCATGTCCCCTAGGGGAGCCATCAGGACTTCCGGAGCCTTCAAGCAAAGTTCCAGGCCTCTCAGCCTGGGACCAGCGAACAACCCCAAAAACCCCCAAAGCCCGAGGTCAACAAACTCCTCAAGAAGTTTCCGCTGCCTGAACTAAACGAGCACCCCAAGAAGCCACAGCCCGAGTTCAGTGCAGTGCCCAGGACACCCCGGCAGCCTGAGTTCACTGGTCTCCCCAAGAAACCCCCACAGCCTGAGTTCGCTGATCTCCCCAAGAAGCCCCTGCAGCCTGATTTCGCTGGTCTCCCCAAGAAGCCCCCGCAGCCTGAGTTCACTGATCTCCCCAGAAAGCCTCTGCAGCCTGATTTTGCTGATCTCCCCAAGAAGCCCCTGCAGCCTGAGTTCGCTGATCTCTCCAGAAAGCCCCCACAGCCTGAGTTCACTGATCTGCCCAAGAAGCCCTCCAAACCTGAGTCCAGTGAACTCTCCAAAAAGTTCCCACAGCTCGAGGCCACTCTGTTCCCCAGGAAGGCCCCACAGCCGGCAGCCGGTGAGGCCCCTCAGAAGGCCTTGCAGCTGGAGCCCAGCGCTCTTGCCCAGAAGCCTCCACAGCCTGAGCTCAGCAACCCTGCCAGGCCTCCCTCAGAACCCAAATTCAGTGCGTTCCCCAGGAAGGTACGGCAGCCTGAGCCCAATGAGGCCACCCCGAAGCCCTCGCAGCCCGAGTTCAATGCAAACCTCAGAAAGCCCCCACAGCTGCAGGTCGGCGGCCTCCCTAAGAAGTCCCTGCTGCAGGCTGAGTTCAGCGAGGTCCCTCAGGCGCCCCCCTGGAAGCCTGAGTCCAGtgagccccacccccactcctcgCAGCCCGACCTCAGTGCCCTTCCCAAGAAGCCCCCGCAGCCTCAGCTGAGTGACCTCCCCAAGAAGCCCCCGCAGCCTGAGTTTGGTGACCTCTCCAGGACGTCCTCGGAGCCCGAGGTCAGTGCGCTTCCCAAGAGGCCGCGGCAGTCGGATTTCAAACCGCTCTCTAAGAAGCGCCCCCAGCCCGAGCACGGCGGCCTCCCCAGGACGTCCTCGGAGCCCGAGTTCAGCCTGCTCCCCAGGAATTTTCTGCAGGTCGAGTGCCGGGGACCGCCCCGCAAGTTCTCGCAGCCCGAGACCAGCGCTTTGCTCAAGAAGCGCCCGCAGCCTGAGTTCTTCGGGGATCTCCCTAGGAAGCCCCTGCTCCCTGGCTCCGTGTCCGAGAGCTCACTGCCCACTGCTGTGGCGGGTGGCAGACCCAGGTTCCCGCTCAGCCCGGGGTTCGGAGCCAGGCAGCAGAGACCAGGGGCGCTCACTACCAGTGGAGGGTCAAGGCTGAGCCTCAAACCCCGGCGGAGGCCTCTGCCCTCGGTCAGCAGCCTGGGACCCCCTCCGGCCAAGCCCCCgctgcccccaggccccagggatgTCCAGAGCTTTCAGAGGCCCTCGGCAGCGGCCACAGGTGGGTCAGGCGGCACGGGCAGCAAGGAGGGGACAGAGGTGCCATGGCCGTGCTGGCCTCCCTTCCACTCCCGTCTCTCCACAGCTCCACGGAGGAGCCCCTCTTCTGCCGGAACCCTTTTCCAGGCCCGCCAGCCTGCAGACCTCCTGCAGTGAGTGTGCGGGGCGAGGGGCACGGGCGCAGGGGGTGCGGCTGAAGGGGGCCCTCACTCAGGTATCCCCGCAGGGCCCCGGACGAGATCTACGAGGTGTACGACGACGTGGAGTCCGCAGAcgactccagccccagccacaaGGACAGAGGTTTGTTGGTGGTGGGGCTGGGCCCTCAGCCAGACCAGCCTGCCCAGGCACCTGGCAACGTCCGTCACACAAGGGCATTTTCTGCCCTGCTGCGGGTGTGAGGCCAAGTGACAGTCCCCCTTCCTGGCAGTGCCaggggagaaagcagaggggagACGGGCTTTTCAGAAAGGTCACACCAGCTCCTGGTGGGTGGAACAGTGTGCGGAAGGGCAGCCCAGGAGCCAGTGAGTGTGGTGTGGCCCAGGTGGTGGCAGAAGGCATGGAGAGCAGTGGGACAATCAGCTCAAAAGCAGCAGGAGGACCTGGCGCTGTTTCCAGGGGCGAGAGGGACGGAGCAAGCGCCTGACATGGCTGAGGCCCAAGTCTCAAGCCCGCAGCCTGGGTGCAGAGTGGAGCCATCCCTGGGTAGGGGACAAAGTGTCAGGTTCCACCTTAGACCTGCTGTTTGAGATGCTTGAGGGATGTCCAGGCAGGACAGGGGCCTGAACTCTGCAGCAGATCCTCCGGGTCTGCGGGCCCAGGCAGCTCATTTGCTCTCAGTGCTCTGAGTTCCAAGGGCCCTGTGCTCCCTTCTTCCAAGTCTCTGCTCCTGGAGAGCAGGATGGAGGCGCAGGAGGCCTACGCCTGCCCCCTAGCTCCAGGGCTAATGCCTTCAACCAGCAATGCGTGAACAGAAAAAATGGCTTCCAAGGCAATGTCccacccattttatagatgtggaagcTTGAGGATCCCAGAAGTGATTTGCCCCAGCTCACAGAGCTAGTACGCAGTGCCCtgggggctggagcccaggccctctgcccccaggctgCTTCCCTGCCCTGTCTTTGGGAAGAGCTTCCGGCAGAGGAACCTCACACCAGGGCTGCCTGGGGGATCTCCGGCTGAGGCCTCTGCGGCCGGCCGAGGCTCCCTCCTGGCCCCATCTGCTTCTCCCGGGCTTTCCCTGGGGTGCTGCTTGCAACACGTCTCTGTTGCCACAGAGCTTCCTGGCAGGGcccctcctgcttctgctccagTGAGGCTCTGTGGCCAGAGTCTGGGGGCCACTCTTGGGGCTGGGACGTGGGGAGGGAGTGCCTCTGGCCACACCACCTCCAGCAGCCTTGCAGCtgcttcccctctccttctttaACCCCAAACCCACCAGGCACATCCCTACCTCTGTTCACTGTCCCTGCCACTGGACCGCCTTCTCCCCATTCCGTGCCGCTCGCTTCCCTGGATCTCGCCCTCCTTGAGGCCCCGTGTGGGGCTCACAGGTGTGCAGACTGTCCCGAAGTCTGCTCTGCCCTTTTCCAGTCTCCTCCATTGGAAGGACTCTCGCCTCCTGGCAGCAGTGGCAGTTCTACTCCAGAGGCTCCGTGCACAGCCGGGCGCTCCTCTGGAGGGGCCAGGCCCAGCTCTTCCCCAGGATCTGAGGATGGCCTACTCAGGCTCACAGCCAGGAAGCTCGGGCCACGGTGCGCCCGGTCTGTGCTCTCTGCTGCTGTGGACAACTTTGTAGGGGCCCTGGGGCACCTGAGTCAAGACCGCTCCCAGCTGGGTGACCATCTCTGGCCTGGGCAGCCtctgggagggaggagcagctgcagAGTGCTCTGGGTGGGACCGTGCACGGCACCCATCCAAACATCAGGCCTGGAGGCAAGCTCAGTGTCTGAAGGGGTGCGAGTGTACCCACAAACACCCAGCACTGGGCACTTGATGGGAGGGACTGCTGGCCTCCAATGTCCAGGGTGACGCTTTGAGTCATTCAAAGAGGACGGCAGAAAGCTGGGGTGCCCGGTTCTGGATCCTTCACTCACCTGGTGTTCGTGAGGCTCTCGCTGTAAGCCAAGCCCTTGGCCAGCAGGGCTCACACCTGGCAAGCTGGTCATTCGCTAGGAATCAGCCCTCACAGTCCAGATCTCAGCATCAGCCAGGCCAGtctgagccccacccccacccaccccccaccctgtcAGCCCCTTCTCAGAGGCGGACTTTGTTTTGCCTCTAGGAAATGCTtccctttgccttatttttgacCCAAACCTCATTACAATTCCCAGAACCCAATCTGCTCTAGGGGGTAGACACGAAATGGCCTCAAGAGCCTAAAGTAAATCCTGCCTCTATCCCTTAACAGCTGGCTGGCTTTAGACGGGTTATTTACCTCTCTGGGCATTTCGTCATCAGCCAGTTGAGAATGGCAGTATGGCCCACTGTCACCAATAAGGTTGTGTGAGGGGTGAAATGAGTGCTGTACCTGGCGTGCAGCAGGAGTGCAGAAAATGCAAGGCAATCTCCTAGAACTCACGCCGAGGAGGAGAGGGATGTGGAGAGGGTGGGCAGCAGGGGTCAGGGGACGGATGTCCTCTGAACTGACGTCCAGGGAAGGCTCACTTAAGATCAAGCTGCCAGGCTGAGAGGCTGAGCCAACGGGCCCTGCCCTAACTTGGCGTTCTGACTGCCCCAGATGAAGTGCCATCTACCCAGCAGTCCCCCAGGAGGCCACCCCAAGACCCAGAGCTCAGGTACCACAGGGCAAAGGGCACGGGACAGGGTGGGGCTGAGCTGTGGGAGGACAGTGGAAGGGGACTCCTGAGGCCCACACCTTGCTCAGCAGCACCCAATTCCTTTGGGGGTCAGGAAGGAGAAGGGCCCCCAGGAAGAGCAGATGCCAGCCATGGACCCGAAGGTCCTGAAGCAGATCCGGAAGGCGGAGAAGGCTGAGCGGGAGTTCCGGAAGAAGTTCAAGGTGTGGATGCCAGGCTAAGCCAGGGTCAGCCCCAGTTGACCAAGGCCCCCAATTCCACCCTCGGAAGGAAGCCAGGGGTCCTGGGTGGCAGCACAGGCGAaagctctctcttctccctccagtttGAAGGGGAGATTGTGATTCAGACGAGGATGATGATCGACCCCAATGCCAAGACCCGTCGTGGGGGCGGCAAGCACCTGGGGATCCGGCGTGGGGAGATCCTGGAGGTGATCGAGTTCACCAACAAGGACGAGATGCTATGCCGGGACACCAAGGGCAAGTGTGAGTGAGGCATACCCGgcagccctggggagagggggcCACCACAGGGCCAAGCACTCACCCGTGCCTCCTCTCTTCGCAGATGGCTACGTGCCCAGGACAGCTCTACTGCCCCTGTGAGTGCAGCCGGGACTAGGGGGGcacgggctgggggaggggccgggggccTCGCTGACCCACTGTGTTCTCCACCAGGGAAACGGAAGTATATGACGACGTGGACTTCTGGGGTATGTAGATGCTCTGGGGCGCTGGAAGGGACCACAGTGCCTCGGGAGGGGGTAtgccccacccccaggggctGTTCCCTGTTTGCTTATGTGGGGAGGTGTCACTGGAAGTCACCCTTCCTCGGCAGACCCTCTGGAAAGCCAACCACTCCCCCGGGGACGATAAGGCCTGCAGGTGTGGGGACCTGGGACAACCCACCAGCTCAGCCACCTGCTAAACCCAGGAGCCCTGGATCCCAGCCTGGCGGCCACAGAACTCCCAGACTCCAGCTGACCACATAAAGCCCCTGTTTAAAGCAGTCCctgcttcctgtctttcttttccctcctggttggcacagagcagagccaTGATCAAacacttggggggggggggtcatcgACTCTCTCCTCCAGGGTCTCACCCCTCAGAGAGAaagggcaggaagagaaaagtgGGGCAGGGAGAAAGTGGCCGGGGAGGGGGCGCCTTGCTAGACCTCAAGGTGGGATTGCCTGAGATGGGGCTCCTCGCCATGTGCCAGCCAGAGTGGAGGGGAGGCAGGTAGGAGCCGCCCCCAGCCCACATCCCAAGCAGCAGCCGCAGGTCCTCACACGCTGCCCACCTGTGCATGAGGTCACGTcttgggaggggagcagggagcgTGACCCAGTTCTGACAGAGCCCAGGAATCCAGTTCAGCCTGAATCTCTGACACAACCACATCTGTTCAGACCCTTGCACCTGCTTGgtttattttagcaaaaaaaagccactatggactgaatgtgcacccccacccccaccccaattccTACACTGAAAACCTAACACCCAGCGTGACGGTACTggggtctctgccctcatggatgGGATTCGTGCCCTCGTCAAAGAGGCCCTAGAAAGGCCCATGTCCCTTCTGCCACGCGAGTTTACAGCTGGAAGGTGCCATCTGTGCACCAGGGCCCTCACCAGACGCTGAACCTGCCGGCGCCCtcaccttggacttcccagcctcccgaGCTGAGAAACCCatgtttgttatagcagcccgacaAAGCCAAACTGGAACAGAGCCTGGCGCAGCATCTGTGCCCACAGGCCCACCGCACCAGGGCAGACGGGCGGCTCTCCCAGCCAGGTGCTCCATTACCGGCTCTGGCGGATTCAACTTTCACAGTTTTCCTAAAGTAGGCGGGGCCAACGGCCTCCAACTCCCGGGGCCACAGCTCCAGGGGAGAAAGGAGACTCAGTGGCTCTGCCCCCCAACACACATGCAAAAGCAAGCAGCTTTCAGGAACTGGTATTTATTATCAAAGTCATATTTGATGTCAACAAGATGCcacaactacaaaaaaaattgCGCACATTGCAATCTCAATGCAAACAGTCAAATGGAACCCCAGtcattaaaaaagtaattcaaattACCCCAAAAAGcaactgaattttttaaacatctttataCATCCAGCCAACAAATTAAAATGgttaacaagaaaaaatacaaattcagaGGTCTGGTATCGATGTTTAAAAAAGGCAACTGCTTAAGCGTTTCTATCGATTCGAACATCAATCTCTCGGCCACTCAGCTTCATCCCATTCATCATCCGGCAGGCTCTCTCAGCCACCTCTGGCgactcaaacttaaccacaccGCACCCCTTGGACTTCCCGTTCTCCATCTTGATGTCGGCATACAGCACGTGGCCTGGcacaggagggaagaagagaccACACTCATCAGGCAAACCCGGAGCACAGCCTCAGCCTGGGCTCCACTCAGTCCAGATCACCTGGTGGATTTCGGGTGACAGAGGCCAAGGGAGTGTGGCCCTGGCGCCTGAACGCTCAGAACGCAGGTGGGAACCCAGTGACCGCGGCCCCCAGCCACACCGCCATTCCTCTGCCAGCAGGACAGCGGTCTGACTGCCCCGTGATAAGCATTTCTGGCGGCTTCAGGTGCCGCCCTGACACTCGAGTCTAAACTAGCGGCTGTGGGAGGCCAACTTCATCGCCAAGTTCCAGAGGCCTCCTCTTTAATACCCTGCACCACCACGTTTACAAGGCCATCGCCCATACAGGGGACACTTGTGCAAAGTCCACTGGTGTGTAATAGTGAGTGGGCTGCACACTCACTCAGGCGTGGGTTGAGCATCCAGGTATGTGTCAAGCGTCATGGAAACAAACGCACAGGGGAAGAGTGTAGAAATGCAGGGCTCTGCTCCTGGGAGAGCCAAGGACACAACAGTGTGGCCAGTGCTAGGGGTCCCCAATTCTAGAGCCATTAACTTGGCCTGAGGGCAGGTCAACAGCCGGGAGGCTTCCCATGGGGAGTTTTGAGTTAGCTTAAGTGGAAGTTCACTAGAAGGAGGCCTCCTGCTGGTAACAGCTGGCCACAGAGCACTTCTGGGGCACAGCACTGGCAAGCTCATGGTGGGGCGGGGGCATGGTGCGATGAAAAGAGGAAGGGACCAAGCCTTAAAGGGCTCATGAGTTTGGACTTTCTTTCGCCAGTGAGGAACAGCTCCAGGCCCTGAGGCACGGGGAGTGGCGGGATCCCATCTCACTTTTCAGAACGTCTAGCTCCAATGTGGCAAgtaaggaggggaaggagggcagaaggGGGCCCCAGGCAGGCTGTGGCTCAAGAGCtgccccaggagcagcagcaggaagggGGAAATCGGCGCCACCAGTgaaggaggaaatgagagaaCGCTGGGGAG encodes the following:
- the PRAM1 gene encoding PML-RARA-regulated adapter molecule 1, with translation MASSLGSGGQHTAEHVGQAGAVSAYFPSSSALPTLPSAPTQWGPWSKSHSHFLKAAAPAQVPLAPWPTRLVARHLPAAMGSHQDFRSLQAKFQASQPGTSEQPQKPPKPEVNKLLKKFPLPELNEHPKKPQPEFSAVPRTPRQPEFTGLPKKPPQPEFADLPKKPLQPDFAGLPKKPPQPEFTDLPRKPLQPDFADLPKKPLQPEFADLSRKPPQPEFTDLPKKPSKPESSELSKKFPQLEATLFPRKAPQPAAGEAPQKALQLEPSALAQKPPQPELSNPARPPSEPKFSAFPRKVRQPEPNEATPKPSQPEFNANLRKPPQLQVGGLPKKSLLQAEFSEVPQAPPWKPESSEPHPHSSQPDLSALPKKPPQPQLSDLPKKPPQPEFGDLSRTSSEPEVSALPKRPRQSDFKPLSKKRPQPEHGGLPRTSSEPEFSLLPRNFLQVECRGPPRKFSQPETSALLKKRPQPEFFGDLPRKPLLPGSVSESSLPTAVAGGRPRFPLSPGFGARQQRPGALTTSGGSRLSLKPRRRPLPSVSSLGPPPAKPPLPPGPRDVQSFQRPSAAATAPRRSPSSAGTLFQARQPADLLQAPDEIYEVYDDVESADDSSPSHKDRDEVPSTQQSPRRPPQDPELRKEKGPQEEQMPAMDPKVLKQIRKAEKAEREFRKKFKFEGEIVIQTRMMIDPNAKTRRGGGKHLGIRRGEILEVIEFTNKDEMLCRDTKGKYGYVPRTALLPLETEVYDDVDFWDPLESQPLPRGR